A DNA window from Christiangramia salexigens contains the following coding sequences:
- a CDS encoding LexA family transcriptional regulator, giving the protein MGTPGSIEIKHFKEVREENNYTQSEFAELLGIKNSTADIERGRTKLSGKVVAELLRQFGINPLWLFGQSGQKYLKISKGDVSPKVITVDNADNENIVLVNQKAAAGYPHNVQDVEWYNQLPAFDIPLPEFRNATYRGFQIEGDSMLPDYRPGEWVMGKAVPSIEEASNNKVYVVVMYDSVLVKKLQKLPDPSKVLLISSNEEYLPLEINVHDIQEIWQVNSKLTFNLDNPTNNGLFQELQQSMQELKRELRSFKK; this is encoded by the coding sequence ATGGGGACACCGGGATCAATAGAGATCAAACACTTTAAGGAAGTAAGAGAAGAAAATAATTATACCCAATCGGAGTTCGCAGAGCTTCTGGGTATAAAGAATTCTACTGCCGATATCGAACGAGGGCGTACCAAGCTTTCCGGGAAAGTGGTTGCCGAATTACTCAGGCAATTTGGAATAAACCCGCTTTGGCTTTTTGGACAAAGTGGTCAAAAATACCTTAAGATCTCTAAGGGCGATGTTAGTCCAAAGGTGATCACTGTAGATAATGCAGATAATGAAAATATTGTGCTGGTTAATCAAAAGGCTGCTGCAGGTTATCCTCATAATGTTCAGGATGTGGAGTGGTATAATCAATTACCGGCTTTTGATATTCCCTTGCCGGAATTCAGAAATGCGACCTACAGAGGTTTCCAGATAGAAGGGGATTCCATGTTACCAGATTACCGTCCGGGAGAGTGGGTGATGGGAAAAGCAGTGCCCAGTATTGAAGAAGCCAGCAATAACAAAGTCTATGTGGTGGTGATGTATGATTCGGTTCTGGTAAAGAAGCTACAAAAGCTACCCGATCCTTCTAAAGTATTGTTGATATCGAGTAATGAGGAATATTTGCCATTAGAGATCAATGTTCATGATATTCAGGAGATCTGGCAGGTAAATTCCAAACTTACCTTCAACCTGGATAATCCCACAAATAACGGGTTGTTTCAGGAACTACAGCAATCTATGCAAGAATTAAAAAGAGAATTAAGATCCTTTAAAAAATAA